Proteins encoded within one genomic window of Columba livia isolate bColLiv1 breed racing homer chromosome 1, bColLiv1.pat.W.v2, whole genome shotgun sequence:
- the LOC135576229 gene encoding C-type lectin domain family 2 member B-like isoform X3, whose amino-acid sequence MSKLDWKQVLPSLMMPWTQDHVSSQEEVKQALGPQGEGASIHQEMPGNAGRRACRALGKWCRHPPVYVVVLAALVALVLALAVAVAVLSGRDGASAAAVLGCPDDWVGYRNVCYYLSREEGSWEWSRERCSSLGASLAVIKREWEMEFLSRLRGNIDYWVGLRRQDGRPEWVDGSSFNHTIPLKGREPCFLLNYPHLLSSNCLRTHHYLCSKAQAVMSNS is encoded by the exons ATGTCCAAGCTTGACTGGAAACAGGTTTTGCCATCACTTATGATGCCTTGGACACAAGACCATGTTTCCTCCCAGGAAGAAGTGAAGCAGGCCTTGGGTCCCCAGGGCGAAGGAGCGTCCATTCACCAAGAGATGCCAGGGAATGCAGGCAGAAGGGCGTGCAGGGCTCTGG gTAAGTGGTGCAGACACCCTCCAGTGTATGTCGTGGTGCTGGCTGCGCTTGTGGCTTTGGTCCTGGCTTTGGCAGTGGCTGTTGCTGTGCTGTCAG gAAGAGATGGAGCGAGTGCAGCTGCGGTGCTGGGCTGTCCTGATGACTGGGTTGGGTACCGCAATGTCTGCTACTACCTCTCGAGAGAGGAGGGGAGCTGGGAGTGGAGCCGGGAGCGGTGCTCCTCGCTGGGGGCTTCACTGGCTGTGATCAAGAGGGAGTGGGAAATG GAGTTTCTATCACGGCTCAGGGGCAACATTGATTACTGGGTTGGGCTGCGCAGACAGGATGGGCGCCCGGAGTGGGTGGACGGCAGCAGCTTCAACCACAC GATCCCTTTGAAGGGCCGAGAGCCTTGTTTCTTGCTGAATTACCCTCATCTCTTGAGTTCAAACTGTTTGCGGACCCACCATTATCTCTGCAGCAAGGCCCAAGCTGTGATGTCAAATAGTTGA
- the LOC135576229 gene encoding C-type lectin domain family 2 member B-like isoform X1 yields the protein MSKLDWKQVLPSLMMPWTQDHVSSQEEVKQALGPQGEGASIHQEMPGNAGRRACRALGKWCRHPPVYVVVLAALVALVLALAVAVAVLSAGRDGASAAAVLGCPDDWVGYRNVCYYLSREEGSWEWSRERCSSLGASLAVIKREWEMEFLSRLRGNIDYWVGLRRQDGRPEWVDGSSFNHTIPLKGREPCFLLNYPHLLSSNCLRTHHYLCSKAQAVMSNS from the exons ATGTCCAAGCTTGACTGGAAACAGGTTTTGCCATCACTTATGATGCCTTGGACACAAGACCATGTTTCCTCCCAGGAAGAAGTGAAGCAGGCCTTGGGTCCCCAGGGCGAAGGAGCGTCCATTCACCAAGAGATGCCAGGGAATGCAGGCAGAAGGGCGTGCAGGGCTCTGG gTAAGTGGTGCAGACACCCTCCAGTGTATGTCGTGGTGCTGGCTGCGCTTGTGGCTTTGGTCCTGGCTTTGGCAGTGGCTGTTGCTGTGCTGTCAG caggAAGAGATGGAGCGAGTGCAGCTGCGGTGCTGGGCTGTCCTGATGACTGGGTTGGGTACCGCAATGTCTGCTACTACCTCTCGAGAGAGGAGGGGAGCTGGGAGTGGAGCCGGGAGCGGTGCTCCTCGCTGGGGGCTTCACTGGCTGTGATCAAGAGGGAGTGGGAAATG GAGTTTCTATCACGGCTCAGGGGCAACATTGATTACTGGGTTGGGCTGCGCAGACAGGATGGGCGCCCGGAGTGGGTGGACGGCAGCAGCTTCAACCACAC GATCCCTTTGAAGGGCCGAGAGCCTTGTTTCTTGCTGAATTACCCTCATCTCTTGAGTTCAAACTGTTTGCGGACCCACCATTATCTCTGCAGCAAGGCCCAAGCTGTGATGTCAAATAGTTGA
- the LOC135576229 gene encoding C-type lectin domain family 2 member B-like isoform X4 has translation MSKLDWKQVLPSLMMPWTQDHVSSQEEVKQALGPQGEGASIHQEMPGNAGRRACRALAGRDGASAAAVLGCPDDWVGYRNVCYYLSREEGSWEWSRERCSSLGASLAVIKREWEMEFLSRLRGNIDYWVGLRRQDGRPEWVDGSSFNHTIPLKGREPCFLLNYPHLLSSNCLRTHHYLCSKAQAVMSNS, from the exons ATGTCCAAGCTTGACTGGAAACAGGTTTTGCCATCACTTATGATGCCTTGGACACAAGACCATGTTTCCTCCCAGGAAGAAGTGAAGCAGGCCTTGGGTCCCCAGGGCGAAGGAGCGTCCATTCACCAAGAGATGCCAGGGAATGCAGGCAGAAGGGCGTGCAGGGCTCTGG caggAAGAGATGGAGCGAGTGCAGCTGCGGTGCTGGGCTGTCCTGATGACTGGGTTGGGTACCGCAATGTCTGCTACTACCTCTCGAGAGAGGAGGGGAGCTGGGAGTGGAGCCGGGAGCGGTGCTCCTCGCTGGGGGCTTCACTGGCTGTGATCAAGAGGGAGTGGGAAATG GAGTTTCTATCACGGCTCAGGGGCAACATTGATTACTGGGTTGGGCTGCGCAGACAGGATGGGCGCCCGGAGTGGGTGGACGGCAGCAGCTTCAACCACAC GATCCCTTTGAAGGGCCGAGAGCCTTGTTTCTTGCTGAATTACCCTCATCTCTTGAGTTCAAACTGTTTGCGGACCCACCATTATCTCTGCAGCAAGGCCCAAGCTGTGATGTCAAATAGTTGA
- the LOC135576229 gene encoding C-type lectin domain family 2 member B-like isoform X2 yields MSKLDWKQVLPSLMMPWTQDHVSSQEEVKQALGPQGEGASIHQEMPGNAGRRACRALGKWCRHPPVYVVVLAALVALVLALAVAVAVLSAGRDGASAAAVLGCPDDWVGYRNVCYYLSREEGSWEWSRERCSSLGASLAVIKREWEMEFLSRLRGNIDYWVGLRRQDGRPEWVDGSSFNHTIPLKGREPCFLLNYPHLLSSNCLRTHHYLCSKAQAVMSNS; encoded by the exons ATGTCCAAGCTTGACTGGAAACAGGTTTTGCCATCACTTATGATGCCTTGGACACAAGACCATGTTTCCTCCCAGGAAGAAGTGAAGCAGGCCTTGGGTCCCCAGGGCGAAGGGGCGTCCATTCACCAAGAGATGCCAGGGAATGCAGGCAGAAGGGCGTGCAGGGCTCTGG gTAAGTGGTGCAGACACCCTCCAGTGTATGTCGTGGTGCTGGCTGCGCTTGTGGCTTTGGTCCTGGCTTTGGCAGTGGCTGTTGCTGTGCTGTCAG caggAAGAGATGGAGCGAGTGCAGCTGCGGTGCTGGGCTGTCCTGATGACTGGGTTGGGTACCGCAATGTCTGCTACTACCTCTCGAGAGAGGAGGGGAGCTGGGAGTGGAGCCGGGAGCGGTGCTCCTCGCTGGGGGCTTCACTGGCTGTGATCAAGAGGGAGTGGGAAATG GAGTTTCTATCACGGCTCAGGGGCAACATTGATTACTGGGTTGGGCTGCGCAGACAGGATGGGCGCCCGGAGTGGGTGGACGGCAGCAGCTTCAACCACAC GATCCCTTTGAAGGGCCGAGAGCCTTGTTTCTTGCTGAATTACCCTCATCTCTTGAGTTCAAACTGTTTGCGGACCCACCATTATCTCTGCAGCAAGGCCCAAGCTGTGATGTCAAATAGTTGA